Part of the Ictalurus punctatus breed USDA103 chromosome 9, Coco_2.0, whole genome shotgun sequence genome is shown below.
TAATGCTAAAATGTCACTATATAACTTTACAAATGTACGGTTATAGAGAAATGTAGTGACTTTTGAAAACTTTCATAAAACATACGAAAGtagattttttattaaaactggTGGGGGGGGGACTTAAATACAGTAACGGAGCTACTTCAGACGACTGTAAATAATGGAGTCAATATCAAGTAACAGAAATGAACACCGTTTAGAGTGTATACGTCTGTGGTGAAATGAAAAAGGACCTCGacaattgaaaagaaaaaacaggacTTAAGCGCTTGGCTGTAAATGTCCCACCTCTTTGACTGAAAGCGTACTGGCAGACAACTGGCCCCTTTTTCCTGACAAATCCGAGTCGCGGCTGGACTCGGAGCTGCCGTCCTCATCCGAGTCCACTCCTTCATACTGGAAAAGGGTtgtaatggaaataaaaatccCAAAACAGTCACTTACAACAACATTAGACATAGCATATGAGCTCACTTTGCTTAACAAACTCAATAAAAACGggcgggggggaaaaaaaataattaaataaattgtgcTAAACTAACATACTACAAGGGATGACACTAGTCTTTATTTTATGAACTTGTCAAGCTTTGTCTCCGTATTAACTtcataaaaagacatttaaaaccgcaataaaaacactttagaaCACGCcgatataggaaaataagcaacttcagggtggtaactaCTTGTTTtatcaatattttatattcCATATTATAAACTGTGTTTTTAATTCCTTACTGATCATATTACTAGGTGCAACAGTGTGTGAAATAAAGCGAACCTCCCAAGTATCTGTGCCAGGTTTGGCAACCTCAACAAGCGCTTCAGGGGCAGGTGTCTCGTTCTTCACACCTGTGGAAGCAAAACAGATGACATGGTTAAACGTCTTCATTTAAAGAGGTATGGTATGAGAAAAAGGGGGTTTGTGTAATACCGGGTGTGTCCGTGCCAAGAGCACTGAGGCTTCGACTGGATCGTCAGAAACTGTACAGTCATTTAACGCCTAAGAGATTGTGCATGGGTGGGAAATTTGATATAGTGGATATAAACAAAGAATGCAAGCTCGTgtagagcgagagagggaaaTGGTAtactctcagagagagagagagagagagagagagagagagagagagagagagagagaatttgctGTATTTTCCTCTGAAATAATGCACTTACGCTCCATTTCTTTCGGCTCCTGGGATTCAGACGGCACGATCACTATAGTCGGGATCACGTCTTCAGTCTTTTGCATTGGGTCTTGTGCGAAAGGGGTTTTCGACACGCCCCATTTGGGCCTAGTGGCGCGCGCATACACGCTGGCGAGAATACCGCTTTCAGAAATCCCACTTTCAACTTCCCTGTCTTGAAAACTACCTTCTGGTTCACTGGCTTCGTCAATCTTGTTTTGATTAGTGCTTTCAGACGTCCTCAATGCCACATCAAAGTCACTTTTTCCTGCAGCAGCCTCATTTTTTTCCTCGTTCACAACCGATTCTGGGAGCTCGTCCCCGTTCACGGCTGCTAATCCGTTCTCATCTTTATGGACGTCTTTGGGAACCGGTCCGGTCTTTAATTCCTCAACATCCGGATTCGCTTCCACATTGAAACCGAGATTTAATTCCTCCGTCTTTGCTGGAGATCTTCGTTTAAAGTCAGCGACTATGATTTCCTCAACAGcgattttctttcctttctgaaCTGGATCTAAATTCTGGTCCAAATGGGCCCATTTTGCTGTGTTTACATTATTAACTGGGCCTTCAAGAACATCTGGATCCTTCTCCACATCTAAATCAACACTTAATTCCTCCATCTTTGCTGGAGATCTTCGTTTAAAGTCAGCGACTATGATTTCCTCAACAGcgattttctttcctttctgaaCTGGATCTAAATTCTGGTCCAAATGGGCCCATTTTGCTGTGTTTACATTATTAACTGGGCCTTCAAGAACATCTGGATCCTTCTCCACATCTAAATCAACACTTAATTCCTCCATCTTTGCTGGAGATCTTCGTTTAAAGTCAGCGACTATGATTTCCTCAACAACACTTCCCTTTCCTTTCTGTACTGGATCTAAACTCTTTTGGTTCAAATTAACACACTCTGGTGCGTTTACCTTATTAACTGGACTTGTTTTTAGATCCTCAAGAATACCTGGATCATCCTTTACGTTTAAATCTACGCTCAACTCTTCCATCCTCGTCGGAGTTGTTCGCTTGTCGGTGATGTTCAAGACTCTGATTTCTTTACCAGATCTTCTCTTTGGTATCGGAGACCGAATGTCCTCTTTGAACCCATATCCAGAATTCATCAGCACTCCGGGTCTCGGATTATCCTGCTTGGTCGTCACTTCTGTTTCCGTACCGTTGTTAGAGTTGATTATGACAACCTCAACCTTTGACTCGGGCTTAATCGACTCGTCAGCGCTGCCAAGTTGACGCATTTCCCAGTTTGACGTTTCCTGCGCCTTGCTAAAAGATCGTATCTCAAAATTTCTAGACGTGTTTCCATCTCTCCGTTTTGGTCTGGTCTCCAAACTCATCTCCACTCCCCGGTCTTCTTTCATTGCGGTTCTTCCAGGATCCGATCCGACTTCGGCCGAGTCGATTTCTTTTGTAACGGCGGCTTTTGTCTTCGACTCCTGCATAGGCGCTAGTTCTAGAGACTCGAAACGAGGTGTTTGCTCTTGAGGTTTTGCTCCTGATTGACGTCCTGCTTCGATAACTTGAAGGACAGGAGTATTTATTTTAGCGCCAGGGGTCTctgaaaaaattataataataattagagacAAAGAAGTCAAAAATAAGTGCgttttataccacagccatGTCGAATTCTCggttctgattggccagaaggtgatACATTTTCCAGCTGTAAGCTATATTTATGCACTCAGTCTaatatgttaatgtttctatacTAACTATACTAAGTTAAACAGGGACTTGTTCGGTGAATGTCTGACTTAAATGGAGAAAATATGtctaattgttgatatggtgacttTCTTCCCCcccatttatggaaggagtctccagtgtcatttTGTAACAATCAGATGTGAGGCTGTACATTTATGTTTTCTGACATGAAAGGTTTCTCAATAACTTCCTAACTTCCAGAGATAACAAGAGAAGCTAGTGAAGAAATGACTGtatgtttatagctactataacgtaagtgatgatAGGAACTAACTTATGTGGAAGTTCAACATTAAACGTGACTATAAACGGATAGAACGGGTGATGTTactctttaattaataaatgaactcACCTTCTAAAACGATAGCTTCATTTGTGTTTTCCTGCTGCACCTGTAGCCATCAGTCATTGTACAGAGGAAAGGAAATTGCTGAGAAAATGTTGAGAAatgcagagaaagaaaaaaaataaataagtgaatgaAGTATGACAAACCTGCACGCTGAGAGCTGGGTGAATCGATCGAGGGTCCGCGGATACacttaggggggaaaaaaaataaataaaaaaaatttaaaaaatattgtaggTTATGAGAAGTCAGGAAATAATAATGAgtatgtattaatatattaaaagaaatatataaaggcATTAGAGTTAGTACGTGTCTAATTTAGCCAACACGCTGCAATGGccgagctgcattactggaagacttactgcgcgcacgcacacacgacACCTAGGAGGCGCTCTTTCGCCATTTAATCACCATGTTGTCAGTTTCAACTCCGAGTTTACGAAGTTCTGTGGGTGTCGGCTAGCTAAACGTAACGAAACACGTTTGCTAGTTTATGGGTGATTTGCATACATCAACATGCGCACACGAGTATAAAGAAAATCAGCGTTATGGAAACTGTAAATCGAAGTGGGGGGAGATTAAATGGTGCGGATTGCAAATTAATGATAACTTTACATTAAGATTCTCTTAACTTTAAACATTACTTACCACAAACAAACCATGAACAGCAAAAACCATGAGTAATGTAAAGAAAGTTTACATTGCTTTATATCTGACGTATTGTTCTACACTAAACAATAAACATGCACTACAAATAGGCACGTGTTGTATATACACAGGTATATTAGAAATAGGGCGGGAATGATATAATATTAAATGATGTCTATATACTACAGTACTAGtggcccgtgtgtgtgtgtgagtgtaaatgATTAATACAGCACACAccctgtgtgtttacagtgggTGGTGCGTTTCAGTGTTTCTCGGTCTGTCTTTGCAGTGAACAAGGTCAGAAATATCTCGCCTTACTCTGGGCGAGGCTTGTCCTTTTCTCCATCTTTATCCTCGGACACAGCCTTCAGGAAGGGGTTCGGTTTATGGCCTGCAACGACCAGCAACGAAAGACAAACTGTGACTTTTCTGTGTGTGAACTCGTTTAGCAGAAGGAATAAAAATGAGCAACCGAGGGCTACGGATTTTCCCCCCCTCGAGGTTATTATAATTGACGATTATAATTAAATAccgaagggtttttttttttttttgaaaatcccatcattcataaaa
Proteins encoded:
- the si:ch211-266g18.6 gene encoding synaptotagmin-like protein 2 isoform X2, translating into MVRGSEVEAVRPPAARLGRSPIFHEMEEIGSVSADPRSIHPALSVQVQQENTNEAIVLEETPGAKINTPVLQVIEAGRQSGAKPQEQTPRFESLELAPMQESKTKAAVTKEIDSAEVGSDPGRTAMKEDRGVEMSLETRPKRRDGNTSRNFEIRSFSKAQETSNWEMRQLGSADESIKPESKVEVVIINSNNGTETEVTTKQDNPRPGVLMNSGYGFKEDIRSPIPKRRSGKEIRVLNITDKRTTPTRMEELSVDLNVKDDPGILEDLKTSPVNKVNAPECVNLNQKSLDPVQKGKGSVVEEIIVADFKRRSPAKMEELSVDLDVEKDPDVLEGPVNNVNTAKWAHLDQNLDPVQKGKKIAVEEIIVADFKRRSPAKMEELSVDLDVEKDPDVLEGPVNNVNTAKWAHLDQNLDPVQKGKKIAVEEIIVADFKRRSPAKTEELNLGFNVEANPDVEELKTGPVPKDVHKDENGLAAVNGDELPESVVNEEKNEAAAGKSDFDVALRTSESTNQNKIDEASEPEGSFQDREVESGISESGILASVYARATRPKWGVSKTPFAQDPMQKTEDVIPTIVIVPSESQEPKEMERVKNETPAPEALVEVAKPGTDTWEYEGVDSDEDGSSESSRDSDLSGKRGQLSASTLSVKERTASLLSVYSDAGDFGNVSVQGSVEFALMYSPLGELVIMVEQCQDLAIANPRKQRTDPYVKTYLYPDKRSKRKTSIKKHTVNPVYVESLRYKVKREELHGKTLNLSVWHNDSRGRNAFLGQVEINLKDWDWKHEALSWYNLQPKNADNQESQEDRGVLIVSLKYVTPEATAGSTLSRPLGEIHVWLREARGLRRLKARGVDSFVKCYMLPDTSKKSRQKTRVVKKTQDPVYNHTMVYDGFRAGEVCEACCELTVWDSNKLSNQFLGGVRLSLGTGQSYGKKVDWMDSENEEVEIWKKMMANQNSWVEAELPLRPSMTPRN
- the si:ch211-266g18.6 gene encoding uncharacterized protein si:ch211-266g18.6 isoform X1; translated protein: MTASRDATIFIDLSFLSPEEEAVIHKVLLRDEDLKKHEIGRVRKLREAVPDPKQLKVLSGEWFEDLKSKRYGRQPHVSAVVRSSMRWKKSAGHKPNPFLKAVSEDKDGEKDKPRPDVSADPRSIHPALSVQVQQENTNEAIVLEETPGAKINTPVLQVIEAGRQSGAKPQEQTPRFESLELAPMQESKTKAAVTKEIDSAEVGSDPGRTAMKEDRGVEMSLETRPKRRDGNTSRNFEIRSFSKAQETSNWEMRQLGSADESIKPESKVEVVIINSNNGTETEVTTKQDNPRPGVLMNSGYGFKEDIRSPIPKRRSGKEIRVLNITDKRTTPTRMEELSVDLNVKDDPGILEDLKTSPVNKVNAPECVNLNQKSLDPVQKGKGSVVEEIIVADFKRRSPAKMEELSVDLDVEKDPDVLEGPVNNVNTAKWAHLDQNLDPVQKGKKIAVEEIIVADFKRRSPAKMEELSVDLDVEKDPDVLEGPVNNVNTAKWAHLDQNLDPVQKGKKIAVEEIIVADFKRRSPAKTEELNLGFNVEANPDVEELKTGPVPKDVHKDENGLAAVNGDELPESVVNEEKNEAAAGKSDFDVALRTSESTNQNKIDEASEPEGSFQDREVESGISESGILASVYARATRPKWGVSKTPFAQDPMQKTEDVIPTIVIVPSESQEPKEMERVKNETPAPEALVEVAKPGTDTWEYEGVDSDEDGSSESSRDSDLSGKRGQLSASTLSVKERTASLLSVYSDAGDFGNVSVQGSVEFALMYSPLGELVIMVEQCQDLAIANPRKQRTDPYVKTYLYPDKRSKRKTSIKKHTVNPVYVESLRYKVKREELHGKTLNLSVWHNDSRGRNAFLGQVEINLKDWDWKHEALSWYNLQPKNADNQESQEDRGVLIVSLKYVTPEATAGSTLSRPLGEIHVWLREARGLRRLKARGVDSFVKCYMLPDTSKKSRQKTRVVKKTQDPVYNHTMVYDGFRAGEVCEACCELTVWDSNKLSNQFLGGVRLSLGTGQSYGKKVDWMDSENEEVEIWKKMMANQNSWVEAELPLRPSMTPRN